One Clavibacter zhangzhiyongii genomic region harbors:
- a CDS encoding ammonium transporter, with product MDQGNTAFLLIAAALVLLMTPGLAFFYGGLVKAKSVISMMMMSFGAMGLIGLLWVLYGYAVTFGNGPDGAAGNPRFVGIDGVLGVDLGQLGLGDAYTAALGEQTSAYPTLAFAAFQATFAIITVALISGAIADRAKFGAWMVFAGVWATVVYFPVASWVFNFTLADGATVDGGWIAYNVGAIDFAGGTAVHINAGAAALALSLVLGKRVGFAKGMHVPHNPPFVLLGAGLLWFGWFGFNAGSELAADGIAAIAFLNTIAAPAAAILGWLVVEKIRDGKPTSVGAASGAVAGLVAITPACAALSPIWAIVLGLVAGAVCAVAIELKFKLGFDDSLDVVGIHLIGGLIGTLYIGFFATNVGLIYSGSLAQLGKQALAAGAVLVYSFVLSYLIGTIIQKTMGFRVKNEDEIAGIDTIVHGEEGYVLETSGR from the coding sequence ATGGATCAAGGCAACACCGCCTTCCTCCTGATCGCCGCGGCGCTGGTCCTCCTGATGACGCCGGGTCTGGCGTTCTTCTACGGCGGGCTCGTCAAGGCCAAGAGCGTCATCAGCATGATGATGATGAGCTTCGGGGCCATGGGCCTCATCGGGCTCCTCTGGGTGCTCTACGGCTATGCGGTCACGTTCGGCAACGGACCGGACGGCGCCGCGGGCAACCCGCGCTTCGTCGGCATCGACGGCGTCCTCGGCGTCGACCTCGGCCAGCTCGGCCTCGGCGACGCGTACACGGCGGCCCTCGGCGAGCAGACCTCGGCCTACCCCACGCTCGCGTTCGCCGCCTTCCAGGCGACCTTCGCGATCATCACGGTCGCCCTCATCTCCGGCGCCATCGCCGACCGCGCGAAGTTCGGCGCGTGGATGGTCTTCGCCGGCGTGTGGGCCACGGTCGTCTACTTCCCGGTCGCCAGCTGGGTCTTCAACTTCACGCTCGCCGACGGCGCCACCGTCGACGGCGGCTGGATCGCCTACAACGTGGGCGCCATCGACTTCGCCGGCGGCACGGCCGTCCACATCAACGCCGGCGCCGCCGCCCTCGCGCTGTCCCTCGTCCTCGGCAAGCGCGTCGGGTTCGCGAAGGGCATGCACGTGCCGCACAACCCGCCGTTCGTCCTCCTCGGCGCCGGCCTCCTGTGGTTCGGCTGGTTCGGCTTCAACGCGGGCTCCGAGCTCGCGGCCGACGGCATCGCGGCCATCGCGTTCCTCAACACCATCGCGGCGCCCGCCGCGGCCATCCTCGGCTGGCTCGTGGTCGAGAAGATCCGCGACGGCAAGCCCACCTCCGTGGGTGCCGCGTCCGGAGCGGTCGCGGGCCTGGTCGCCATCACCCCGGCCTGCGCCGCGCTCTCGCCGATCTGGGCGATCGTGCTCGGCCTCGTCGCCGGCGCCGTCTGCGCCGTGGCCATCGAGCTGAAGTTCAAGCTGGGCTTCGACGACTCGCTCGACGTGGTGGGCATCCACCTCATCGGCGGACTCATCGGCACGCTCTACATCGGCTTCTTCGCCACGAACGTCGGCCTCATCTACTCGGGCTCGCTCGCGCAGCTCGGGAAGCAGGCCCTCGCCGCCGGCGCCGTGCTCGTGTACTCGTTCGTGCTGTCGTACCTCATCGGCACGATCATCCAGAAGACCATGGGCTTCCGGGTGAAGAACGAGGACGAGATCGCGGGCATCGACACGATCGTGCACGGCGAGGAGGGCTACGTGCTGGAGACCTCCGGCCGCTGA